A region of Natribaculum luteum DNA encodes the following proteins:
- a CDS encoding ABC transporter ATP-binding protein — protein sequence MTDLAIETVGLTKRYGDETAVDDLSLEIEPGAVYGFLGPNGAGKTTTMRMLTTLTRPTAGTARVVGQSVENRDAVTPHIGYLPEEPPIYDELTGREQLEYAAGLRDLPEEAASERIEAMLERFDLLEDADKRIDAYSKGMRQKVGVIQAVLHDPAVAFLDEPTSGLDPRAARTMRETIADLADREMTIFLSTHILPVVDELADTIGVLHAGRLVAEGDPETLKRRAEAGAVADATGGRTLEDVFLEVTDTDEYVDQRA from the coding sequence ATGACCGACCTCGCCATCGAGACCGTGGGACTTACCAAACGGTACGGCGACGAGACCGCCGTCGACGACCTCTCGCTCGAGATCGAACCGGGCGCAGTCTACGGGTTTCTCGGTCCGAACGGTGCCGGGAAGACGACGACGATGCGGATGCTGACGACGCTCACCCGCCCCACCGCAGGAACCGCACGCGTCGTCGGCCAGTCGGTCGAAAACCGCGACGCGGTGACGCCCCACATCGGCTACCTCCCCGAAGAGCCGCCGATCTACGACGAACTCACCGGCCGCGAGCAACTCGAGTACGCCGCCGGCCTGCGAGACCTCCCCGAGGAGGCGGCGAGCGAGCGCATCGAGGCGATGCTCGAGCGCTTCGACCTGCTCGAGGACGCCGACAAGCGCATCGACGCCTACTCGAAGGGGATGCGCCAGAAAGTCGGCGTCATCCAGGCGGTGTTGCACGACCCCGCCGTCGCATTCCTCGACGAACCGACCAGCGGTCTCGATCCCCGGGCCGCCCGAACGATGCGCGAGACCATCGCCGACCTGGCCGACCGGGAGATGACGATCTTCCTCTCGACGCACATCCTCCCTGTCGTCGACGAACTCGCCGACACTATCGGCGTCCTCCACGCAGGCCGCCTCGTCGCCGAGGGCGACCCCGAGACGCTGAAACGCCGCGCAGAAGCCGGCGCAGTGGCCGACGCGACCGGTGGGCGAACCCTCGAGGACGTCTTCCTCGAGGTCACGGATACCGACGAGTACGTCGACCAGCGGGCATGA
- a CDS encoding acyl-CoA synthetase gives MAVGYDTATEEFEWNVPTEYAIPSVVESHAEAFGDRVAVRYLNEDGERTERTYDDLRADMSRFANGLTERGVEKGDRVMHLFPRHPDAFAVQLGALATGALLVPCSSMLRPKDIAFRANDCEAETVVVHDSLLEMVEPVAEETPLERVIVLDGDGDEYPSYADVVADQPTAFDGPDLAAEDPMSINYTSGTTGQPKPVLHRHRWMYCFERINAPYWWGVDEETDLEDELLWATTGTGWAKWFWSPVGVGLTTGATQLLYDGEFEPDRFLEIMEAEGVTRLCAVPTQYRMFSNADLSEYDLALTDALSAGEPLNREPIERFEEAVGVTPRDGYGQTETVALVTNYPGIDVKPGSMGKPTPGVGTTIVDVDEEDEVETGEIGEIAVPVDSPAIFDGYYEKPDLDERTFDGEYYRTGDLASRDADGYFFFEGRADDIIISAGYRIGPFEVEDALVSHDAVAEAAAVDSPHEERGSVVKAYVVLAEGYEGGDDLKDDLQAFMKEETAPYKYPRRIEFVDELPKTSSGKIRRVELRREEREQRTD, from the coding sequence ATGGCTGTCGGCTACGACACCGCGACCGAGGAGTTCGAGTGGAACGTCCCGACCGAATACGCGATTCCGTCAGTCGTCGAGTCCCACGCCGAGGCGTTCGGCGACCGAGTCGCGGTCCGATACCTGAACGAGGACGGCGAGCGGACCGAACGAACCTACGACGACCTGCGTGCGGACATGTCCCGGTTCGCGAACGGCCTCACAGAGCGCGGCGTCGAGAAGGGCGACAGGGTGATGCACCTGTTCCCGCGCCACCCGGACGCCTTCGCGGTCCAGCTCGGCGCGCTCGCGACCGGCGCGTTGCTGGTTCCCTGCTCGTCGATGCTCCGGCCGAAGGACATCGCCTTCCGCGCGAACGACTGCGAGGCGGAGACGGTCGTCGTCCACGACTCCCTGCTCGAGATGGTCGAGCCCGTCGCCGAGGAGACGCCCCTCGAGCGCGTGATCGTCCTCGACGGCGACGGCGACGAGTATCCGTCGTACGCGGACGTCGTCGCGGACCAGCCGACCGCATTCGACGGCCCCGACCTCGCCGCCGAGGATCCGATGTCGATCAACTACACCAGCGGGACGACCGGCCAGCCCAAACCCGTCCTCCACAGGCACCGCTGGATGTACTGCTTCGAGCGGATCAACGCCCCGTACTGGTGGGGCGTCGACGAGGAGACCGACCTCGAGGACGAGCTGCTGTGGGCCACCACGGGGACGGGCTGGGCGAAGTGGTTCTGGAGCCCCGTCGGCGTCGGGCTGACGACCGGCGCGACCCAGTTGCTCTACGACGGCGAGTTCGAACCCGATCGGTTCCTCGAGATCATGGAAGCGGAGGGCGTCACCCGGCTCTGTGCCGTCCCCACCCAGTACCGGATGTTCTCGAACGCCGACCTCTCCGAGTACGACCTCGCGCTCACGGACGCCCTCTCGGCGGGCGAGCCGCTGAACCGTGAGCCGATCGAGCGCTTCGAGGAAGCCGTCGGCGTCACGCCTCGCGACGGCTACGGCCAGACCGAGACGGTCGCACTCGTGACGAACTACCCCGGCATCGACGTCAAGCCCGGCAGCATGGGCAAGCCGACGCCGGGGGTCGGAACGACGATCGTCGACGTCGACGAGGAAGACGAAGTCGAGACCGGAGAGATCGGCGAGATCGCCGTTCCCGTCGACTCGCCGGCCATCTTCGACGGCTACTACGAGAAGCCAGACCTGGACGAACGGACGTTCGACGGCGAGTACTACCGCACTGGCGACCTCGCGAGCCGCGACGCCGACGGCTACTTCTTCTTCGAGGGACGGGCCGACGACATCATCATCTCCGCGGGCTACCGGATCGGTCCGTTCGAGGTCGAAGACGCCCTCGTCTCCCACGACGCCGTCGCCGAGGCCGCCGCCGTCGACAGCCCCCACGAAGAGCGAGGCAGCGTCGTCAAGGCTTACGTCGTCCTCGCGGAGGGCTACGAGGGCGGCGACGACCTGAAAGACGACCTCCAGGCGTTCATGAAAGAAGAGACGGCACCGTACAAGTACCCCCGCCGGATCGAGTTCGTCGACGAACTGCCGAAGACCTCGAGTGGCAAGATCCGCCGGGTCGAACTCCGACGCGAGGAACGGGAGCAGCGCACGGACTGA
- a CDS encoding CBS domain-containing protein, protein MNVADAMTPRSEVVTVELPGTRSDVLEYLQERSFSSVPVIKPTDDGPEYRGLVSREVLIEQPDEDQLVMLMEDVPTTTADTTIEDVASLMIDEGARRVPVVDGEFEGIVTVTDVVHAIAAGDAEVDAIVEEYASPDVNTTYEGAPLPVAERGLSYANVPYTVVLDDDGRMCGVLTEVDIIDVARIVEGEEETGNSFADQDSEWAWEGIKGVGSRYLPTRDIELPAGPVSEFMTDDVVTVSTQKSVEEAAQLMISNDIEQIPMVSGDRLVGIVRDVDLLAALSA, encoded by the coding sequence ATGAACGTAGCCGACGCGATGACTCCCCGCTCTGAGGTGGTAACCGTCGAGTTGCCCGGCACCAGAAGCGACGTTCTCGAGTACCTCCAGGAACGGTCGTTCTCCTCGGTTCCCGTGATCAAACCGACCGACGACGGCCCGGAGTACCGGGGGCTCGTCTCTCGAGAGGTCCTGATCGAACAGCCGGACGAAGACCAGCTGGTGATGCTGATGGAAGACGTACCGACGACGACCGCGGACACGACGATCGAAGACGTCGCGTCACTGATGATCGACGAGGGTGCCCGCCGCGTGCCGGTCGTCGACGGCGAGTTCGAGGGCATCGTCACGGTGACGGACGTCGTCCACGCCATCGCGGCCGGCGACGCCGAGGTCGACGCCATCGTCGAAGAGTACGCCAGCCCCGACGTGAACACGACCTACGAGGGCGCGCCGCTACCGGTGGCAGAGCGTGGCCTCTCCTACGCGAACGTGCCCTACACCGTCGTGCTCGACGACGACGGGCGGATGTGTGGCGTCCTCACCGAGGTCGACATCATCGACGTCGCCCGGATCGTCGAGGGCGAAGAGGAGACGGGCAACTCCTTTGCCGACCAGGACTCGGAGTGGGCTTGGGAGGGGATCAAGGGCGTCGGCAGCCGGTATCTGCCGACTCGAGACATCGAACTCCCGGCCGGCCCCGTCTCGGAGTTTATGACCGACGACGTCGTCACGGTCTCGACCCAGAAGAGCGTCGAGGAGGCCGCACAGCTGATGATCAGCAACGACATCGAGCAGATCCCGATGGTCAGCGGCGACCGACTGGTCGGCATCGTCCGCGACGTCGACCTGCTCGCGGCGCTGTCGGCGTGA
- a CDS encoding DUF7556 family protein — protein MVVDHNGHADTSNETIVGSIDSDGRSDEYVIADISADGAWLSMRADEAATLPAWR, from the coding sequence ATGGTGGTGGATCACAACGGGCACGCCGACACGTCGAACGAGACGATCGTCGGCTCGATCGATTCGGACGGCCGCAGCGACGAGTACGTCATCGCCGACATCTCCGCGGACGGCGCGTGGCTCTCGATGCGAGCGGACGAGGCGGCAACCCTTCCAGCCTGGCGCTGA
- a CDS encoding threonine synthase, with the protein MRYDRVCYDCGTRTTAPVARCECGEPLWLETDPGSFDWDDVVDAPGMWRYGPLLPVEPPGGLADAAGGTPLVHEPAVDEFAGARVHVKVEGENPTGSFKDRGSAFGLAALEAGAAGDVSAVGTVSHGNMAMSTAAFAAAADVPCVVMTPTDVPPARLDVIAQYDPTLLKVDGDYGRLYERTLERGLESGVCFLNSDVPLRVEGQKTTALEICEAFAPDVPDAIVMPVSSGGHASGVWKALRELQAAGTIDDLPRLYLVQAAACAPIAEADAAGADAVTPVEGGETVAYSIANADPPSGTRALRAARDTDGAVIAVDDDAIRTAQRVLATQAGLSVEAASATALAGVRKLVAEGVLESTDDVVAVATGTGLTEATAAGSTAATTIDIADLDDNLDAVGE; encoded by the coding sequence ATGAGATACGACCGCGTCTGTTACGACTGTGGCACGCGAACGACCGCACCCGTCGCTCGCTGTGAGTGTGGCGAGCCGCTCTGGCTCGAGACCGACCCCGGCTCGTTCGACTGGGACGACGTCGTCGACGCGCCGGGGATGTGGCGCTACGGGCCACTGCTCCCGGTCGAACCACCCGGAGGCCTCGCCGACGCCGCCGGCGGAACGCCGCTCGTTCACGAGCCGGCCGTAGACGAGTTCGCGGGTGCCCGCGTCCACGTCAAAGTCGAGGGCGAGAACCCGACCGGGAGCTTCAAGGATCGCGGGAGCGCGTTCGGCCTGGCCGCCCTCGAGGCAGGTGCCGCGGGCGACGTCTCCGCTGTCGGCACCGTCTCGCACGGCAACATGGCGATGAGCACCGCCGCTTTCGCCGCCGCGGCCGACGTCCCCTGTGTCGTGATGACCCCGACCGACGTCCCACCTGCGCGACTGGACGTCATCGCACAGTACGACCCGACGCTGCTCAAAGTCGACGGCGACTACGGCCGCCTCTACGAACGGACGCTCGAGCGGGGCCTCGAGTCCGGCGTCTGCTTTCTCAACTCCGACGTCCCGCTTCGCGTCGAGGGACAGAAGACGACGGCCCTCGAGATCTGCGAGGCGTTCGCGCCCGACGTGCCGGACGCGATCGTCATGCCGGTCAGCAGCGGCGGCCACGCCAGCGGCGTCTGGAAGGCACTGCGCGAGCTGCAGGCGGCCGGTACGATCGACGACCTCCCGCGGCTGTACCTCGTCCAGGCGGCGGCCTGTGCACCCATCGCCGAGGCGGACGCGGCCGGGGCCGACGCGGTCACGCCGGTCGAGGGCGGCGAGACGGTCGCCTACTCCATCGCCAACGCCGACCCGCCGAGTGGAACCCGCGCGCTCCGGGCAGCCCGCGACACCGACGGTGCGGTGATCGCCGTCGACGACGACGCGATCCGGACCGCACAGCGCGTGCTGGCGACCCAGGCAGGTCTGAGCGTCGAGGCCGCGTCCGCGACGGCGCTGGCCGGCGTCAGGAAGCTAGTCGCCGAGGGCGTCCTCGAGTCGACGGACGACGTCGTCGCGGTCGCCACGGGAACGGGGCTCACGGAAGCGACCGCGGCCGGTTCGACCGCGGCCACGACGATCGACATCGCCGACCTGGACGACAACCTCGACGCCGTCGGCGAGTGA
- a CDS encoding ABC transporter ATP-binding protein, with protein MSSPDRPSVSEGETILEVDGLKKHFASESGLFASVNLELDTFPPISLGVDRVKAVDDVSFDVRRGETLGLVGESGCGKSTLGRTILRLLEPTAGRISFKGDDLAELSGEEIRRKRSEIQMIFQDPHASLDPRMKVGQIIEEPMRAHDMLDDEGREARAKELLEKVGLDPRHYNRYPHAFSGGQRQRINLARALSVDPDFIVCDEPVSALDVSIQAQVLNTMEQLQEEFGLTYLFIAHDLSVIRHISDRVAVMYLGHVVELADKEELFENPQHPYTKALLDSIPTPDPRDRDERGVLEGEVPSPVDPPSGCRFRTRCPRLIAPDSVEWRDREWEQTRAFMRAVKRRSFEPTIEAEIRARFFDDGTPRGEAGEIVDEAIRLIAIDRTADETADDGDRQGWDRATTLLLESFAEESICARERPAYNVEPGHGTGEHFAACHLHR; from the coding sequence GTGAGTAGCCCCGATCGTCCGTCGGTCAGTGAGGGCGAGACGATCCTCGAGGTCGACGGCCTGAAGAAGCACTTCGCGTCCGAATCCGGCCTGTTCGCGAGCGTCAACCTCGAGCTGGATACGTTCCCCCCGATCAGCCTCGGCGTGGATCGGGTGAAAGCCGTCGACGACGTCTCCTTCGACGTCAGGCGAGGCGAGACGCTGGGGCTCGTCGGCGAGTCCGGCTGCGGGAAGAGCACGCTCGGACGGACGATCCTTCGGTTGCTCGAGCCTACGGCGGGTCGCATCTCGTTCAAAGGCGACGATCTGGCGGAGCTAAGCGGCGAGGAGATCCGCCGGAAGCGCTCGGAGATCCAGATGATCTTCCAGGATCCCCACGCCTCGCTCGACCCGCGGATGAAAGTCGGCCAGATCATCGAGGAGCCGATGCGCGCCCACGACATGCTAGACGACGAGGGCCGCGAGGCCAGGGCGAAGGAACTGCTCGAGAAGGTCGGCCTCGATCCACGCCACTACAACCGCTACCCCCACGCCTTCTCCGGCGGCCAGCGCCAGCGGATCAACCTCGCCCGGGCGCTGTCGGTCGACCCCGACTTCATCGTCTGTGACGAACCCGTCTCGGCGCTGGACGTCTCGATCCAGGCGCAGGTGCTGAACACGATGGAACAGCTCCAGGAGGAGTTCGGGCTGACCTACCTCTTCATCGCCCACGACCTCTCGGTGATCCGTCACATCAGCGACCGCGTGGCGGTGATGTACCTCGGGCACGTCGTCGAACTGGCAGACAAGGAGGAACTCTTCGAGAACCCACAGCACCCCTACACGAAGGCGTTGCTCGACTCCATTCCGACGCCCGATCCCCGCGACAGGGACGAACGCGGCGTCCTCGAGGGAGAGGTCCCGAGTCCGGTCGATCCCCCCTCTGGCTGTCGGTTCCGGACCCGGTGTCCGCGACTGATCGCACCTGACTCCGTCGAGTGGCGCGATCGGGAGTGGGAGCAGACGCGGGCGTTCATGCGTGCGGTCAAGCGACGGTCGTTCGAACCGACCATCGAGGCCGAGATCCGCGCGCGCTTTTTCGACGACGGGACGCCCCGCGGCGAGGCGGGCGAGATCGTCGACGAGGCCATCCGGCTGATCGCGATCGATCGCACCGCCGACGAGACGGCCGACGACGGCGATCGACAGGGGTGGGACCGGGCGACGACGCTCCTGCTCGAGTCGTTCGCCGAGGAGAGCATCTGTGCGCGGGAACGGCCCGCCTACAACGTCGAACCCGGGCACGGCACCGGGGAGCACTTCGCCGCCTGTCACCTGCACCGGTGA
- a CDS encoding ABC transporter ATP-binding protein: MSSEPLLRVENLKTQFFTETGTVRAVDGISFEVYEGEIVGLVGESGAGKSVASMSLLRLVESPGEIVGGEITYKGETIFGLEEGPDGDLRERDDVLSNEEIRTRIRGNEIAVIFQDPMESLNPVFTVGGQLREFIELNRGLSEDEARLEAVDMLREVGIPDPEKRYDEYPHQFSGGMRQRVLIAMALACEPNLIIADEPTTALDVTVEGQIIDLVDELQQKYGTSFIWVTHDLGVVAEICDRVNVMYLGEIVEQAPVDELFYDTKHPYTDALLDSIPRPDRTVEDLEPIEGVMPEAINPPSGCRFHPRCPDAREVCRRVHPENRRVALAGDEPHRAACVKHDAFDVGYDESVPIDPEPELTADAGSASADGGEDRE, translated from the coding sequence ATGAGCTCCGAACCACTCCTTCGCGTCGAGAACCTCAAGACGCAGTTCTTCACAGAAACCGGTACAGTACGCGCTGTCGACGGCATCTCGTTCGAGGTCTACGAAGGCGAGATCGTCGGGCTCGTCGGCGAGAGCGGCGCCGGCAAGAGCGTCGCCTCGATGAGCCTGCTGCGACTCGTCGAGTCCCCCGGCGAGATCGTCGGCGGCGAGATCACCTACAAGGGCGAGACGATCTTCGGCCTCGAGGAGGGGCCGGACGGCGACCTTCGGGAGCGTGACGACGTGCTCTCGAACGAGGAGATCCGCACCCGGATCCGGGGCAACGAGATCGCCGTCATCTTCCAGGATCCGATGGAGTCGCTCAACCCGGTCTTCACCGTCGGGGGGCAACTGCGGGAGTTCATCGAACTCAACCGCGGACTGTCGGAAGACGAGGCGCGACTCGAGGCGGTCGACATGCTCCGGGAGGTCGGCATTCCCGATCCCGAAAAGCGGTACGACGAGTATCCACACCAGTTCTCCGGCGGCATGCGCCAGCGGGTACTCATCGCGATGGCGCTGGCCTGCGAACCCAACCTCATCATCGCCGACGAACCGACGACGGCGCTGGACGTCACCGTCGAAGGCCAGATCATCGACCTCGTCGACGAACTCCAGCAGAAGTACGGCACGAGTTTCATCTGGGTCACCCACGATCTGGGCGTCGTCGCAGAAATCTGCGATCGGGTAAACGTCATGTACCTCGGCGAAATCGTCGAGCAAGCGCCCGTGGACGAGCTGTTCTACGACACGAAACACCCCTACACCGACGCCTTGCTCGACTCGATCCCCCGTCCCGACCGGACCGTCGAGGACCTCGAGCCGATCGAGGGGGTGATGCCCGAGGCGATCAATCCGCCGTCGGGCTGTCGGTTCCACCCCCGCTGTCCGGACGCCAGGGAGGTCTGTCGACGCGTCCACCCCGAGAACAGGCGGGTCGCGCTTGCGGGCGACGAGCCACATCGTGCGGCCTGCGTGAAACACGATGCCTTCGACGTCGGCTACGACGAGAGCGTCCCGATCGATCCCGAACCCGAGTTGACGGCGGACGCAGGTTCTGCCTCGGCGGACGGAGGTGAGGACCGTGAGTAG
- a CDS encoding ABC transporter permease codes for MAVGESQVESSTDAAGEDEEVEARVGWRYTVARIRQDTTARWGLYVVAFVLFVAIYAAVDSNLSRLTFGQFSDYTFAKLLPIFDHPTRIPPPGEGTQHMPPYFPLAEQPWNPLPAGGTLEHPLGTDSSGRDYFTRIVYGTQVSVFVGIVSTTIGLAGGTIVGAVAGYYGGRVDDTLMRLVEIVYAIPPLILIIVFTVFVGGANIWYAVLGVGIAFVPVFARIIRSRVLSIREMDYIEAARASGVKDRDIIMRHVVPNSFAPVLVYATLQIGVTILIVAGLSFLGYGAQPPTPDWGQMLNTAHGYMHSNVWLSIWPGLAIMITIMGFNLFGDGLQDALDPRIDD; via the coding sequence ATGGCAGTCGGTGAATCACAGGTCGAGAGCAGTACGGATGCGGCCGGCGAAGACGAGGAGGTCGAAGCCCGCGTCGGCTGGCGGTACACCGTCGCGCGGATCCGGCAGGACACGACGGCCCGCTGGGGACTGTACGTCGTGGCGTTCGTGCTGTTCGTCGCGATCTACGCCGCTGTCGACAGCAACCTCTCGCGGCTCACGTTCGGCCAGTTCTCTGATTACACGTTCGCAAAGCTGTTGCCGATCTTCGATCACCCCACTCGCATCCCGCCACCGGGCGAGGGGACACAGCACATGCCGCCGTACTTCCCGCTCGCCGAGCAGCCGTGGAACCCGCTGCCAGCGGGCGGTACGCTCGAGCATCCCCTCGGAACGGACTCCTCCGGTCGAGACTACTTCACGCGGATCGTCTACGGCACGCAGGTGTCGGTGTTCGTCGGCATCGTCTCGACGACTATCGGCCTCGCCGGCGGCACGATCGTCGGCGCCGTCGCCGGCTACTACGGCGGCAGGGTCGACGACACCCTGATGCGGCTCGTCGAGATCGTCTACGCGATCCCGCCGCTGATCCTCATCATCGTCTTTACCGTCTTCGTCGGCGGTGCGAACATCTGGTACGCGGTCCTCGGCGTCGGGATCGCGTTCGTTCCCGTCTTCGCCCGCATCATCCGGAGCCGGGTCCTGAGCATCCGCGAGATGGATTACATCGAGGCAGCCCGCGCGTCCGGGGTGAAAGATCGCGACATCATCATGCGACACGTCGTGCCGAACAGCTTCGCGCCGGTGCTGGTGTACGCGACGCTCCAGATCGGCGTGACGATTCTCATCGTCGCTGGACTCTCGTTTCTCGGCTACGGCGCACAGCCGCCGACCCCGGACTGGGGCCAGATGCTCAACACCGCACACGGCTACATGCACTCGAACGTCTGGCTCTCGATCTGGCCGGGGCTGGCGATTATGATCACCATCATGGGCTTCAACCTGTTCGGCGACGGCTTACAGGACGCCCTCGACCCGCGAATCGACGACTAA
- a CDS encoding ABC transporter permease, with product MKLLKYALFRLLQAIPVLIGISIITFLLANLGPGDPVSLMLQGQEHDEELIRAIEQRYGLDKPLHERYVTYMTSLLQGDFGQSIYYQRPVSDLMMDRIGPTLLLVLSAYAFALVTAVPLGVVAANRRNAPTDHVSRIVALVGVSTPSFWIGIVLILIFAVKLGWLPSSGLVYPWRPPDAYRGIDSRLELFQQTIRHLLLPMIALGTLQMATIMRVERTQMIESLQGEYVKLARAYGVPEQTILRKHAFQVAQLPIITIVGLNLSTALGGAVLTETVFNINGMGLLFVNAIQRNDYQLVMGVTIVLGTLFVIGVIITDISYAYVDPRVTYGERE from the coding sequence ATGAAACTACTGAAATACGCACTGTTCAGGCTCCTGCAGGCGATTCCCGTCCTGATCGGGATCTCTATCATCACGTTCCTGCTCGCGAACCTGGGGCCAGGCGATCCGGTCAGCCTCATGCTCCAGGGACAGGAACACGACGAGGAACTGATCAGGGCGATCGAACAGCGGTACGGGCTCGACAAACCATTACACGAACGGTACGTGACGTACATGACCAGTCTCCTGCAGGGCGACTTCGGCCAGAGCATCTACTACCAGCGACCGGTTTCCGACCTGATGATGGACCGGATCGGGCCGACGCTCCTGCTGGTCCTGTCGGCGTACGCGTTCGCGCTGGTGACGGCAGTTCCACTCGGCGTCGTGGCCGCCAACCGACGAAATGCGCCGACCGACCACGTCTCGCGGATCGTCGCGCTCGTCGGCGTTAGCACCCCGTCGTTCTGGATCGGGATCGTCCTCATCCTGATCTTCGCGGTCAAACTCGGCTGGCTCCCCTCGAGTGGACTCGTCTACCCGTGGCGACCGCCCGACGCCTACCGGGGGATCGACAGCCGTCTCGAGTTGTTCCAGCAGACGATCAGACACCTGCTGTTGCCGATGATCGCGCTGGGGACGTTGCAGATGGCGACGATCATGCGCGTCGAGCGGACCCAGATGATAGAGTCGCTGCAAGGCGAGTACGTCAAACTCGCCCGCGCGTACGGTGTTCCCGAGCAGACGATCCTGCGAAAGCACGCCTTCCAGGTCGCCCAGCTACCGATCATCACTATCGTCGGTCTCAACCTGTCGACGGCGCTCGGCGGTGCAGTCCTCACGGAGACGGTGTTCAACATCAACGGTATGGGCCTGCTGTTCGTCAACGCGATCCAGCGGAACGATTACCAGCTCGTGATGGGCGTCACGATAGTGCTCGGCACCCTGTTCGTGATCGGCGTCATCATCACGGACATCTCGTACGCGTACGTCGACCCGCGAGTCACCTACGGAGAGCGTGAATAA
- a CDS encoding ABC transporter substrate-binding protein, protein MVLDQTTVTRRQLLGSGAAVSAAVIAGCIGGDGNDDNDDNEGGGGGGGGGGNRLHFTQEQSREENFDPVISNDAYSFQVIQQVFDGLYEYGENLELQPKLATGEPTVERDGTRFIFEIVEGATFHNGDEVTAGDVAHSFTAPVEEETENASTYDMIESTEVIDDYQLQVDLGEDPYGPFELATMGVTVVPESVRTEDREAFNTSPVGSGPFEFAELQENEYVDLARNDDYWDDLEPNLEQVRFVAHDDDAGRISDIRAENTDVIAGIPNDDWDVLENEGGVNLHSAESPSFMYMAFNCNEGPTTNPEVRRAIAHSFSMSDFIESNAGNVASPMYSPIPPVVNEVWGFPQDEYEGMLPEYDPDEAQSLLDEHAPDGFTPTIITPEGIRAQLAERLATRLDEIGYGADVQVLDFATLVDTYTSGSADDYQMYLLGWTGGPDPDFYLYPLFHESQAGVNQGHYYEGSADFHDNIAQARNSADQEERYDLYEPVIREIVEQLPVLPAFTQDNTMASRDYVQGLQPHPEVTRNPTLVADYTNVSLQ, encoded by the coding sequence ATGGTGCTAGACCAGACCACTGTAACGCGGCGGCAACTGCTCGGTTCGGGTGCTGCCGTCTCCGCAGCAGTGATCGCAGGGTGCATCGGTGGCGACGGAAACGACGACAACGACGACAACGAAGGCGGCGGTGGCGGCGGTGGTGGCGGTGGCAACCGCCTCCACTTCACGCAGGAACAATCGCGCGAAGAGAACTTCGACCCCGTCATCTCGAACGACGCCTACAGCTTTCAGGTGATCCAGCAGGTCTTCGACGGCCTCTACGAGTACGGCGAGAACCTCGAGCTCCAGCCGAAGCTCGCGACGGGCGAACCGACCGTCGAACGCGACGGCACGCGATTCATCTTCGAGATCGTCGAGGGTGCGACGTTCCACAACGGGGACGAGGTGACCGCCGGCGACGTCGCCCACTCGTTTACCGCGCCCGTCGAAGAGGAGACGGAGAACGCGTCCACGTACGACATGATCGAGAGCACCGAGGTCATCGACGACTACCAGCTGCAGGTCGACCTTGGAGAGGACCCGTACGGCCCGTTCGAGCTCGCGACGATGGGGGTGACGGTCGTTCCCGAGAGCGTCCGCACCGAGGATCGCGAGGCGTTCAACACCAGCCCGGTCGGCTCCGGCCCGTTCGAGTTCGCCGAACTCCAGGAGAACGAGTACGTCGACCTCGCGCGCAACGACGACTACTGGGACGACCTCGAGCCGAACCTCGAGCAGGTCCGGTTCGTGGCCCACGACGACGACGCGGGCCGTATCTCCGACATCCGGGCGGAGAACACCGACGTCATTGCGGGCATTCCCAACGACGACTGGGACGTCCTCGAGAACGAGGGAGGCGTCAATCTCCACTCGGCCGAGAGTCCGTCGTTCATGTACATGGCGTTCAACTGTAACGAGGGGCCCACGACCAACCCCGAGGTTCGTCGGGCAATCGCTCACTCGTTCTCCATGTCGGACTTCATCGAGTCCAACGCCGGAAACGTGGCCTCGCCGATGTACAGTCCGATTCCGCCGGTCGTCAACGAGGTCTGGGGGTTCCCACAGGACGAGTACGAGGGGATGCTGCCGGAGTACGATCCAGACGAGGCTCAGTCGTTACTCGACGAGCACGCGCCCGACGGCTTTACGCCGACGATCATCACGCCGGAGGGGATCCGTGCGCAGTTAGCCGAACGGCTCGCCACCCGACTGGACGAGATCGGCTACGGCGCGGACGTGCAGGTCCTCGACTTCGCGACCCTGGTCGACACCTACACCAGCGGGAGCGCCGACGACTACCAGATGTACCTGCTGGGCTGGACCGGCGGTCCCGACCCCGACTTCTACCTCTACCCGCTCTTCCACGAGAGCCAGGCGGGGGTAAACCAGGGCCACTACTACGAGGGGAGCGCGGACTTCCACGACAACATCGCCCAGGCGCGCAACTCGGCCGACCAGGAGGAACGCTACGATCTCTACGAACCCGTCATCCGGGAGATCGTCGAGCAACTCCCCGTGTTGCCGGCGTTCACGCAGGACAACACGATGGCCTCCCGCGACTACGTCCAGGGCCTCCAGCCCCACCCGGAAGTGACGAGAAACCCGACGCTCGTCGCGGACTACACGAACGTATCGCTGCAGTGA